The stretch of DNA AGCTTGCCATCGGGCAGCTGGCGGCGAGTATTAATGGCACATCGTATACCCTGGATGTAAAGCCGTATATTGATACCAAGGCCGGTAGAACTCTGGTTCCGATCCGCTTCATCAGCGAGGCGCTTGGAGCTGATGTGGAATGGATCACCACCGACCGTCAGGTCAAAATTAAGGATGCCGGTAAGGTGCTCACCCTGACCATAGGTTCCCCTAACGTCCTGGTTGACGGTGTGCAGTCAACAATTGACTGCACACCGGAAATCGTATCCGAAAGAACCTTCCTCCCTTTGAGATTCGTGAGTGAGAATCTGGGGGCGCAAGTGAGTTACGAAGACCAGACCAAAGAGATTATAATCACCAGGTAACAATAACTGCTTTTATAATGGCAAGCGTCACCGCAAGGGAATGGGGTAAGCAAAAATCCCGTCCATGTTAGCGATAATACAAAGGTATTCGAGCGGGTTTTTAAAACCCGCTTAATACCTTTGGAAGGGGAGTGCTAAATTGCTTACAATGAATAAACAGTTGGCTATAAGAGTAGCTGTGCTGGCATTAATGACGGCGCTGGTGCTGATTGGCTGTGGGGACCGGGGTAATAACCAGGCACCGGTAAAAGAGACGGGTCCGGTGGACGAGGAAAGTGTGCTTACCATAGAAGGCAGCGGGGTAGCCAATAATACCCGGCTGACTTTGCAGGAAATACAGGGTATGCAGTCAGCCATTATCCAGGATGAGTATTTTTCCCTGAATAATTGGGGTACTAAGCAATATTTCTCCTTTAAAGGTGTGTCCCTGTGGCAGTTGTTAAGCGAGGCCGGTGTAAAGGATACTGCCCGGCAGGTGGTGATTACTGCGGATGATGGTTATTGCATCTCCTATGACATTGCTGATGTTAAACGTGAAGATTATATAGATGAAACAAATCTCGATAAAAAATACAAAATGATTATTGCCTGGGAAGAAGACGGTAAGGCCTATGATCCGACAAAATACCCCTTTCGCTTAGTGGTGGGGCAAAGGGAACCGGGAGATATCAACAAACAAAACTGGGTAGCAAAGGTGAAAACCATCAAAGTAGATTAATTAGAGGAGTAGGTATATTTGAATAAAAAGAGGCTTTACCTGGGTTTATGCATAGTGTTGATTATGCTGACTTTTGTTTTTACCCGATTTTACGCCGGAGATAGCGCAGCCGGTATACTGGCTGATCTTTGTGATGAAAAGGTAACGGTAGAGGAAATAACCAGTGAGGTTATACATGGTTACATTGAGGAAAATTTCCCGGCGGTACAGCAAATTTATCAAATCCAGGACGATGGGCAGAATCAAATCGGGCATGGATTCATTGTTAAAACAGCAGGTTATAACGGGCCAATCACAATTGCGGTGGTGGTTGACGGCCGGACTAATCAAATGACAGGTATTAAAGTGCTGGATCATGTGGAAACCCCTGATTATGCTGAGTATCTTTCAGAACGGTGGTTTACAGATCGTTTTAAAGGAAAAAGCTTGAAGGAATACTTAAATTTAGTGGTGCTTGATCCGGAAAAACCCGAGGATATTGTGCAAATCACCGGGGCTACCATAAGCAGTCAGGCGGTGGTCAATGGTGTAAACTCAGCTATTGGTGCCCACAACTTTTTAAATAATGGCCTGAGGATGGCCGCAGTGCCGGCTGTGGTGGATAAACTGATTGCCCGGGATGAAAACAGCTTCACTGTCCACTGGGGAACCGAGGAATTCATTAGGTTTACCGTGGATGAGCTGAAAAAATACCCCACCGTTAAAGTATCCACTGTGCTGATTAAAACCACCGGCACCGAAGAGGATATTATGGCTGAAGGACCATTGCTAAATGATGTGTTAGAGAGGCAAGGTATCCATTTGGGTGACTATCAAGGGATAGGGGTCACCGGCCGGGATGGTTATTATGTACTGATGCCCAAGGAACTACTGGACAAACGCCAGGTAATTTTGGCCTATCGAGTGAACAACCAGGATATTATTAAAGAAGATAAGCCCGTACGCGTGGTAGTTCCTGATGAGATGGGTGTTTACTGGGTCAGAATGGTTTCAAACATTGACTTATATGCTGATATCCCATCCAAGGACATTAAATCGGTTAAAATTTTTGACCCCTTAGTCAGGGATATTGAACCTTATATGTATGAATACTATGGCAGCAAGGACAAGGCTATAGAAATCGGCAAGATACTGGCTAAATTCGAGCATGTCAACCCCGAAGGTTTTTTCACCATGGTATCATCTGACGGCCTGGCCAAGAACGAGGTGATCAACATGGTCAGACAGCGCTATTACATCAAGGTATCCGGGAATGACGCGCCGATGAATATTGCACCGAACTTCAAATTAGGAATGAACGTCAAATTTATGGCTTATTTTTCCACCACTTCGGATGCTGTTATTTTCCCCCGGGAAATGCAAAAGATAACCGGTTTATCTGAATTGGGTACTCATAAGGGTATGATATTGGAAAAAGTTTTGGAAGGTGTAGGTGTTATAACCCCCCGGGAAAAGCAGTTTGAACTGCTGAACACCGCAGGCCGGTCCATACGGATTCCCGGTCAGGATTTAAGCAAATGCATTCTGGTTTATGAGGGGGAAAAGGTTTCAGCCTTCTACCAGGGGGCTGACGGCTTAGTGCAGCTGGCAGACCTGTTAGAAATAAACGAATTAAGCTAACGGGGTGTGGTTAGTTGATTAAAAAGCAAAGCAATCTGGAAAATTTACGCCTGACCATCCAGCTGGTAATTTTTTTGGTGGTCTGCCTTTCCTTTGTCCTTTACAGGCTGTATATTAATGGCCTGATAAACTTTAAGCTGTTCAGCATACACAGTTTAATCCCCTTTGGGGGATTAAATATGATGTATGATTGGGTGACAGATAAAAGTTATGTGTTAAATTATACCGCACCGGCATTTCTACTGGCCACAGCTATCATAGTGCTGGCACTGCTGGGAACCCGTTTCTTTTGCGGCTGGCTATGCCCCTTTGGTGCGTTAAACGATTACATGAGCCTTGTGGGCCAAAGAATCTTTGGGAAAAACTATGAACTGCCCCGGGGATTTGATGTTCGCTTGCGCTGCGTCAAATATTTGGTGCTATTTTTTATTCTTGCTTCTAAAATATTTATAGGGTCATGTATATTAACCGGCTTTGACCCCTGGGTTGCCTTTGCTAATTTACCCGGTTTGCCCGGCACGTTTAAGGAGATACCCTTTGCCTTTCTGGTTTTGTTGATGGTTATTGCCGGGGCTTTTTTTATCAGGCGGTTTTTCTGCCGTTATCTTTGCCCCCTGGGGGCTTTGCAGGGCATATTGGTGGGCACCGGCCTTGTGCAATTAAAAAGGAGCGGGACAATAACAAACTGCCATAATTGCAGGAATTGCTCTTTGAAGTGTCCTGTAAATATACAACTTGGCGACCTAAGGATTATAGATACACCGGAATGTATTCATTGCTTAAGATGTGTAGGCGGCAGTTGCCCCAGGGGGACACTCCCCTTTGAGCTGACCTTTGCAAAAAGGCGGCTGAAAACTTATCCCTATGTGCTGGGGACTCTTGCACTTTTTGGGGGTATTTATGCCGGCTTTGGTATCAGCGCTGTCCTGGGTGCTGCTGATACCGCCGGTGTTGGCCTGATGCCCCGGAGTGTCTACCATGATGGGGTTTATTATGGCACTGGATTTGGTTTTGCCCCCGGGCTGAAGGTGCAGGTGGAAGTGGCTGACGGTCGGATCATAGAAATTGATGTCGTGGAACACTCTGAAACCAGCGGTTATTATGAAGAAGCTTTTATAAAAATAACTGATAAGATTATTAAAAACCAGTTCACCGAAGTGGATGTTGTGTCCGGTGCCACTTATACCAGTAACGGTCTTATGGAGGCGGTTGAGGATGCATTGGAAAAGGCAAAACCTTAACTGCATTAAGCCACTTATGTATACAGGTGGTGAAATTATGTTTTGGCAAAAATTTATCGAAAAATTCTCTGTGTTGGATTTGATTATCATAGCTATGCTGTCTGCCCTGGGTATTGCCACCAAACCAATTGTTGTGCCCATTACCCACATTATCACCGGCCCTTTACTAATACCCGGCGGTGTTGTTGCCGGTGGATTTTATATGATGTGGCTGGTACTGGGGGTCGGTTTAACAGGTAAATGCGGAACAGCTACTTTAATTGGCCTTGTCCAGGCATTAATGGTCTTTGGTACTGGTATTTTCGGCTCCCACGGGGCGATGACGCTGCTAAGTTATACCTTGCCCGGAGTAGCTATTGACCTGGCATTGTGGTTTACCAGACACAGGGTTTGCTGTTTGCCCTGTTCCTTTTTGGCAGGTGTGTTGGCTAATATTTGTGGTTCCGGTCTGGTGAATATATTGTATTTTCGCTTGCCCCTGGTGCCTTTAATGCTTGCTCTCACAGTGGCGGCGTTATCCGGCGGGTTAGGCGGTATTATTGCCTATAAAATATTGCATCAGTTAAAGAAAACCGGGTTTGGACATAAAACAGCTTAAGTAGGTAGTGGGGATTGGCAACACGGAAACCAACACGTTTGGCAATCATATAGAATTCTCTAAGGATTTGTTTGTTCCGCTGGTGGTAGGGGGGTAAGTAAATGATAATCAACAACAGGTTGGTTTATTGGTCAATAGGCTTGTTACTGGTGCTCGTCGGGGTATTGGCATATCTGAACACGCCAGGTAAACGGGAAAGTGCAAGTTTAACTATTATCAGTAAAGGGCAGCCGGTAAAAACATTTAGCTTGGAAGAAATTAAAGAACTGCCGGCGGTTGATAGGGAGGTAACCATCCGCTCATCCAGCGAAGGAATAAAAACCTACGTCTTTACAGGTACGCCTGTACGGGAAATATTAACAGGCCTTGATAATGCTATATTAACTGAGGCTAATAAGGTTACCGCCAGGGGCTTGGACACTTACACAGTTGTCTTTAACGGTGAGGAGATACTCTCCAGTGACCACGTGCTGTTAGTTTATGCCCGGGATGGGATGCCTTTGGGAAGCAAAAGTGAAGGCGGTACAGGGCCGTTCCGCATAATTATTCCAGGCGATCAGTTCGGCCTGCGGGCTGTAAAATATGTAACTGAATTGGAGGTTAATTGATGGCCGCCGCCGCAGTAGTAGTAGTTAATAAGCTCAGTTACTGCTACCAACAGGGTGGAAAACAAATTTTAAAAGACTTAAGCTTCACAGTGGAGCAGGGGCAGATTGTGGCTATTTTAGGTTTGAGTGGCTGTGGTAAAAGTACCCTCTGCCTGTGTTTGGGGGGCATAATCCCCCACTACCTTGGCGGTGCAATAACCGGGCAAGTGCTTATTAACGGCCGGGACACTGTGGATTGTAAAATTGCCCGGCTGGCCCTGGAGGTGGGTATGGTTTTCCAGGATGCCGATACCCAGTTGTTTTCACCCACTGTGGAAGATGAAATAGCCTTTGCCCCGGAAAATTTGTGTTTGCCCCCGGAGCGAATCAGGCAGCTGGTGGATGCCGTCATTGGTATGGTGGGAATTAACCATTTGCGTTATGAAAACCCCAATAATTTATCCGGTGGTCAAAAACATTTGGTAGCTCTGGCTGCGGTTTTGGCCATGGGCCCTTCTATTTTGGTTTTGGATGAAGTGCTGGCCCAGTTAGATGCGGCGGTTAAAAAAAATATTACCGAGTTATTGCTGGAACTGCGCCGGAGGGGTAAAACCATTATCCTTGTGGAACATGACCTGGAAGCGGTAACTATTGCCGACAGGGTGTTGCTGCTGGAAGGGGGGATGTTGGTAATGGACGGACCATCCTCAATATTGCGGAATAAAGAATTATTAGCCGGACATAAATTGTTGTAATTTAAGCTTTTACGTGGGGATGAGAAATATGGCCTTTATCGAAATGGTTCAGGTGAGCTTTAAATATCCCGGGCAAAAAAAGACCCTTTTGCATGATATTAATTTAAGTATTCGTAAAGATGGTATCACGGCACTAACGGGACCCAATGGTACAGGTAAGACAACCCTGTCCAAGCTGATGGTGGGCATACTGGTGCCATCAACGGGCTATATCACCTTAAAGGGGCAAAAGATGTCCGGTATGACACTGGCTCAAATTGGTCGATGGGTGGGATACGTTTTTCAAAACCCGGAAAAACAACTTTTTTGCCCCACTGTGGCGGAAGAAATTAGTTTTGGCCTGCAAAATCTGGAATTGCCCGGCCATGAGGTGCAACGGTTGGTTAAAGAAAGCCTGGCCTATTTTGAACTGGAACACCTGGCCCAAAGTTTCCCTTTGCAATTAAGCCAGGGTGAAAAAAGGCGCCTGGCTATCGCAGCGGTTTTAGCGTTGGAACCCGAGTTACTTGTCCTTGATGAACCTACCACAGGGTTAGATGCCTACCGTAAACATTTACTGGGAGAATGCCTGGATAAAATAGTGACATCAGAACGAGGTGTATTCATGATTAGTCATGATAACAACTTCATTAAAAAATATGCCTCCCGTATAATCAAACTCGAAAATGGACGGTTAACAGAATATGTGTGTTAGACCGGCGGCAAAAAAAATTAACCTTGACCCCAGGACTAAAATAATTATTGTTTTGTGCCTTTCTACTTTGGCTGTTTTTTTTAATAGCCCGGTTCCATTAATCATGACATTATCTATTACTTTACTCTTGCTGCACATGTTTCAGGTTAACTATATAAGCTTAATTTATAAGTTTCGCCGCTTATTACCGGCGTTAGTAGTACTTTTAATCGTGCAAAGTGTCTTCACAGGACACGGTCAAGCGCTCATCGCCCTGGGGGATGTGTACATACTTACTACCGGTGGGTTAAGCGCTGCCGGTTGTGTTTTATTAAGAATGCTGATATTATTCGGTTCGGCAATGATTATTGCCACCAGTAACTCTAGAGATTATGTACTGGCTCTGGTGCAATTAAAGATTCCATATGAAATAGCCTTTATGGTTTTGATAGCGCTGCGCTTTTTGCCCATCTTTCTCCAGGAGGCTAAGGATACCATGATTGCCATACAATTGCGGGGCGTTGATATACAAAGGGTACCCTGGGGAAAAAAGATGAAGGTTTTTACCTACATCTTTTCACCTTTGATAGGCAATGTGTTGATCAAAGCCAACCAGCTTGCTATTTCCATGGAGGCCAGGGGATTTAGGGTTTATCCCCGGAGAACATACCTGCGTGTTTTGAAATATAACTTGTGGGATTACATAGTGACCGTATTATCTTTAAGTTTAACCCTTGTCGTATTAACTCTGACAATAGTTAGGTGAAACCAATGCAAAACATTAATAAATACATAACTCTCGGTTTATTACTGCTGACCCTCGTCAGCATTGCAGTTGGTTATATACTAAACCAACGGGAGCCGGGGGACAATCTGGTACTTGAGATATACCAGGATGGCGACCTGGTCCAACAAATAGACTTGTCTGTCGTACGAAATGATCAAATTAAGATTACAAGTAAAGACGGCCATTTTAATACGGTGGAAATAAAAGACGGACAGGTCAGGGTTAAAGAAGCCGACTGCCCAAATCAAATTTGCGTAAAAACAGGTTGGCTGAGCAGGCCCGGTCAAACCTCCTTTTGTGCACCAAACCGGTTAATGGTAACAATAAAAGGCCAAACAAGTCAGGTTGACGCCATTACAAATTAAAAGAGGTGGCACATTTGAAAGTTTTTTCCGTTTTTGGAGTTTCTCAATCCGGCAAAACCACTACTGTGGAAAGTATTATAGGTGAATTGAGCAGAAGAGGTTACCGGGTTGGGTCAATAAAAAATATACATTTTCAGGATTTTGCCATTGATGTACCGGGTACAAATACCTGGCGACACAGGTTGGCCGGTGCGGAAATTGTGGTGGCCAGGGGGTTGACAGAAACAGATGTGCTCATTCCCCGGCAGTTAAGTATAGAAGAGATATTAACTTTTTTTGACCAGGATTATGTAGTCATCGAGGGTGTATCCAATACGCTGGTGCCTAAAATTCTCTGCGCCAGAAATGAAACTGAGATTGAGGAACGGTTAAATGATCTGGTGCTGGCTATTTCCGGATGTATATCAAATAGAATATCGGATTACCGAAATATCCCGGTAATTAATGCCCTTTCAGAGGTTGAACGATTGGTTGATTTAATTGAGGCTAAAATGAAGGGCTATTTACCACTTATCAATGAGGTTGAGCAATGCCGGGCCTGCGGCAGCAGCTGCCGAAGCCTGGCCTCCCGCATATTGCATAACCAAGCTAAAGGCTCGGAATGCCTGGTTGGAAATGAAGTCATTGTAAAAGTTGGCAGCCAGGAATTACAAGTGGACTATTTACAGCAAATGAACATCAAAAACTCATTAAAAAAGATTTTGGTGCAGCTGGACAGCTATGCCGGAGATGATGATATCACTGTTGAAATAAGGAAGAGGAACAATGGAATGGCAGTTTAAGTTGGAACATTTACTAAAGGTAAAGATTTTAGACTATCATCAAAAATTTAGTTTCCGTAATAACGTTTACCTGGTTGATGCAATAAACCGGTATGGCGTAAAGTTACAATATATAGTTAAGGAATATGTCAAGCTAGGGGCTGGGAATGAGGCTTTTATTATCAACAGCCTGCGCAACCAGGGGTTATTGGTGCCGCGGATTGTTTGGAATGACAATAGTTCAATTATTATGGAGTATATTGACGGTATTCTGTTAACAGACCTGTTAACTGATAAAACCATCAGTCACCGGGACTGGATTAATCCTCTTGCCCGGTGGCTATATCAATTGCATGATACCATGAAGCATGGGAATAAAAATTGTTTATCTAAATTAGACTTAAACCTGCGTAATTTTATTTTCACAGGTGAGCATTTTTATGGTATTGATTTTGAAGAGGTATGTTTTTATCCTCCGGAAAGGGATTTAGGGGTCCTGTGTGCCTTTATATTAAATAATGATCCCATGTTTTGCGAATGGAAATTTACAATCTGTTCATTGCTAGTTAAAACCTATCAAAGGATGTATGCCAGTACAGCTAATGATCAGCTGGATTACCAGGCCATACAGTACTATTTAATAGATGAGTTAAGGGCCGCCGCAGAAAGAAGGGAAAAACAGCGTCCTTACCTGCTTGCAAAGATAGAGGAATTGAGTCGTGAAGCTCAAATAATCAGCCATGGGGGTTAAATAAAATACGATCGGAAATACCCGTTGAGGAAGCGCCAGGGGTGGGTTATTTTTTTTGCGCAAGAGAAAGCTTGGAAGTTGGTAAAATATAACAGCGGTGTACGGATTCCTGTAAGTTATTTTATTGCGTGTGAGCATGGGTTTTGTTAAAATTGGCATAGTTATAATAGTGAGATAAGGAAAAGAGGGAACTGCCGTTGATACTGGTATTTGATGTGGGTAACACAAATATTGTACTGGGTGTTTTCAGGGGGCAAGAATTGGTGGAAAACTGGCGGCTGTCCACAGCACGGCATCGCACCGCTGATGAGTACGGAATGTTATTGAGAGATTTATTTGAAACTACCACCGTGTCCATGGATGATATCAAGGCCACGTTATTATCTTCGGTAGTGCCGCCAATAAATCCGACATTAGAAGAGACCTGCCAAAAATATTTTGGTTTAACCCCTTATATAGTGGGGCCGGGTACCAAGACCGGTATGCCTATTAAATATGAGAATCCAAGGGAGGTGGGGGCCGACCGCATTGTCAATGCCGTGGCGGGTTATGAGCAGTATGGCGGGCCCTTGATAATAGTGGATTTCGGTACCGCAACCACATTCTGCGTTATATCGGCCAAGGGAGAATACCTGGGCGGAGCTATTGCACCCGGCATCGGTATATCAACCGAGGCCTTGTTTGCCCGGGCCGCTAAACTACCCAGGGTGGAACTGGTCAAACCTCCTTCAATAATAGGCAAAAACACAGTAAATAGCATGCAGTCGGGTATCGTATACGGCTTTGTGGGACAAGTGAATGAAATTGTCCGCAGGATTAAACATGAAATTTCCGGTAACCCTCTGGTGGTGGCCACCGGTGGGCTGGCTGAGTTGATTGCCGGAGAAACACCTGCCATTGACCGGGTGGATAAGTATTTAACATTAAACGGGCTGCGTATTATTTATGAACGTAACAGTGGTGCCAGGTGTTGAAAGGTTGAAAGTTTTGATTTTCAACTTTTTAACACCTGGCACCTATCAAGGCGACGAAGGCTTTGACGGACGGATCCTATGCGGAAATAAGTGAGCACCGCGGAAGTCGAGCCAACTCAGAAATTCGAAGTGGATTCTCGTGCGGACTTTTCGAATAGACTCTTAAAGTCCGAGTTCCGGCAGCTTTTCAAAAGTAGGTCGTAGCTGCTATAACTTAATGAAAAGATATAAAAGGATGAAACAGTTTGCCCAATAATTCCCCTGTACTCAGCAATAATAGACCAACTATCCTTCAAATAGGTCATGTTGCCATTTCTAATCCCGTGGTGGCGGCACCCATGGCGGGGGTGACCGACCGGGCTTTCAGAATACTGGCCGCCGAACATGGCTGTGGCCTGGTATACACTGAAATGATCAGCGACCAAGCTCTTCTTTATGGTAACCCTAAAACCAATATACTATTGGACTGCAGCGGTGAAAAGGGACCCATCTGCGTGCAGATATTCGGCAGCCAGGTTGAGTACATGGCCAGCGCTGCTGAGATAGTAGCCGGCCGGGGCGCTGACATAATTGATATTAACATGGGCTGCCCTACGCCCAAAATAGTGAAAAACGGCGAGGGTGCAGCGCTGATGCGTAATCCGGAGCTGGCCGTTCGTATTGTTGAGGCGGTGGTGGACCGGGTGAGCTGCCCGGTAACGGTGAAAATGCGCAAGGGTTGGGACGAGGCATCGGTTAATGCGGTGGAGCTGGCCCGCCTGGTGATGCAGGCCGGGGCAGCGGCGGTGGCGGTACACGGTCGCACTCGTGAACAGTTTTACAGCGGGAAGGCCGACTGGGGGATTATCAGGCAGGTGCGCGAGGCTGTGGCTGTGCCGGTAATCGGCAACGGGGATGTACGTACCCCCGAGGACGCGAACCGCATGCTGAGGGAAACGGGCTGCCATGCTGTGATGATTGGCCGGGCTGCCGCGGGTAATCCCTGGATTTTTAGCCGCACGGCGCATTATTTAGCCACCGGTGAGCTGCTGCCCGGGCCAACGCCTGAAATGGGGCGGGAAACCGCTGTAAGACATTACAAATTGCTGGTGGAAACCAAAGGGGAGGACGTGGCCAACCGGGAAATGCGCAAGCACCTGGCCTGGTACACCAGGGGGCTGCGCGGCGCGGCCAGTCTTCGGGCGCGGATTTATAAAGGCTGCAGTTATAAGTTTTATACGGAGGAGTTTTGGGAATTATTAACCGAGCAGCAAATTTAATTTGTGTTTTATATGGGGTACTTAAAAATGAAACCGGTGCGTAACCCGGTTTTTTTTTATTAGCATCCAGCAACTAAGCCGGATGGTCTTGGGGTAAGACGATTTAGAAACATCTTTGACTTATCTGGTAAGTGCTGTTAGAATATACTTGTACACAATATTGTGCACAAATCCTGGTTGAGATCCTGATGTTAAAAAAGGCAAGTCAAGCGTTGGCGGGGGGAGAACATGGATTTAGTACGCATTGGCGATAAAGTGATTAGCAGACACAAAATAGACAGCTTTTTAACGGAAATTTTACAGCTCCGTTCCATGGGGTTATCCCAAACAGATGTAGCGGCCCGGCTGGGTATAGACCGTACTTTGGTGTCACGCCTGGAAAACATGGGTGAATTGCGTAAAGGTAAAAGTGTAGCTGTGATTGGTTTCCCCATTGCCAATCGTGATGAAATATACGCCTTGATGCAGGCCGAAGGCGTTGATTATGTCATGCTGATGAGTGAATCCGAACGCTGGGATTTTGTCAGGCAAAAAAGCGGCATAGAACTTTTCAATGCCATTATGGAGCTGATTGCCCTGGCACATTCATATGATCAGGTGGTAGTTATAGGGTCCGGAAAAAGAATTAAAATTATTCGGGCCGCGCTGGATAAAGAAGTGGTAGGACTGGAAATAGGTGAATCACCCATCCAAGAAGATAAGTATGTCGATCCGGCGGAGTTGGTGGCGGTGATC from Desulfoscipio gibsoniae DSM 7213 encodes:
- a CDS encoding molybdopterin-dependent oxidoreductase — its product is MNKQLAIRVAVLALMTALVLIGCGDRGNNQAPVKETGPVDEESVLTIEGSGVANNTRLTLQEIQGMQSAIIQDEYFSLNNWGTKQYFSFKGVSLWQLLSEAGVKDTARQVVITADDGYCISYDIADVKREDYIDETNLDKKYKMIIAWEEDGKAYDPTKYPFRLVVGQREPGDINKQNWVAKVKTIKVD
- a CDS encoding FMN-binding protein; this translates as MNKKRLYLGLCIVLIMLTFVFTRFYAGDSAAGILADLCDEKVTVEEITSEVIHGYIEENFPAVQQIYQIQDDGQNQIGHGFIVKTAGYNGPITIAVVVDGRTNQMTGIKVLDHVETPDYAEYLSERWFTDRFKGKSLKEYLNLVVLDPEKPEDIVQITGATISSQAVVNGVNSAIGAHNFLNNGLRMAAVPAVVDKLIARDENSFTVHWGTEEFIRFTVDELKKYPTVKVSTVLIKTTGTEEDIMAEGPLLNDVLERQGIHLGDYQGIGVTGRDGYYVLMPKELLDKRQVILAYRVNNQDIIKEDKPVRVVVPDEMGVYWVRMVSNIDLYADIPSKDIKSVKIFDPLVRDIEPYMYEYYGSKDKAIEIGKILAKFEHVNPEGFFTMVSSDGLAKNEVINMVRQRYYIKVSGNDAPMNIAPNFKLGMNVKFMAYFSTTSDAVIFPREMQKITGLSELGTHKGMILEKVLEGVGVITPREKQFELLNTAGRSIRIPGQDLSKCILVYEGEKVSAFYQGADGLVQLADLLEINELS
- a CDS encoding 4Fe-4S binding protein, translating into MMYDWVTDKSYVLNYTAPAFLLATAIIVLALLGTRFFCGWLCPFGALNDYMSLVGQRIFGKNYELPRGFDVRLRCVKYLVLFFILASKIFIGSCILTGFDPWVAFANLPGLPGTFKEIPFAFLVLLMVIAGAFFIRRFFCRYLCPLGALQGILVGTGLVQLKRSGTITNCHNCRNCSLKCPVNIQLGDLRIIDTPECIHCLRCVGGSCPRGTLPFELTFAKRRLKTYPYVLGTLALFGGIYAGFGISAVLGAADTAGVGLMPRSVYHDGVYYGTGFGFAPGLKVQVEVADGRIIEIDVVEHSETSGYYEEAFIKITDKIIKNQFTEVDVVSGATYTSNGLMEAVEDALEKAKP
- a CDS encoding ECF transporter S component, with the translated sequence MFWQKFIEKFSVLDLIIIAMLSALGIATKPIVVPITHIITGPLLIPGGVVAGGFYMMWLVLGVGLTGKCGTATLIGLVQALMVFGTGIFGSHGAMTLLSYTLPGVAIDLALWFTRHRVCCLPCSFLAGVLANICGSGLVNILYFRLPLVPLMLALTVAALSGGLGGIIAYKILHQLKKTGFGHKTA
- a CDS encoding molybdopterin-dependent oxidoreductase, which encodes MIINNRLVYWSIGLLLVLVGVLAYLNTPGKRESASLTIISKGQPVKTFSLEEIKELPAVDREVTIRSSSEGIKTYVFTGTPVREILTGLDNAILTEANKVTARGLDTYTVVFNGEEILSSDHVLLVYARDGMPLGSKSEGGTGPFRIIIPGDQFGLRAVKYVTELEVN
- a CDS encoding energy-coupling factor ABC transporter ATP-binding protein, whose product is MAAAAVVVVNKLSYCYQQGGKQILKDLSFTVEQGQIVAILGLSGCGKSTLCLCLGGIIPHYLGGAITGQVLINGRDTVDCKIARLALEVGMVFQDADTQLFSPTVEDEIAFAPENLCLPPERIRQLVDAVIGMVGINHLRYENPNNLSGGQKHLVALAAVLAMGPSILVLDEVLAQLDAAVKKNITELLLELRRRGKTIILVEHDLEAVTIADRVLLLEGGMLVMDGPSSILRNKELLAGHKLL
- a CDS encoding energy-coupling factor ABC transporter ATP-binding protein yields the protein MAFIEMVQVSFKYPGQKKTLLHDINLSIRKDGITALTGPNGTGKTTLSKLMVGILVPSTGYITLKGQKMSGMTLAQIGRWVGYVFQNPEKQLFCPTVAEEISFGLQNLELPGHEVQRLVKESLAYFELEHLAQSFPLQLSQGEKRRLAIAAVLALEPELLVLDEPTTGLDAYRKHLLGECLDKIVTSERGVFMISHDNNFIKKYASRIIKLENGRLTEYVC
- a CDS encoding energy-coupling factor transporter transmembrane component T family protein, which codes for MCVRPAAKKINLDPRTKIIIVLCLSTLAVFFNSPVPLIMTLSITLLLLHMFQVNYISLIYKFRRLLPALVVLLIVQSVFTGHGQALIALGDVYILTTGGLSAAGCVLLRMLILFGSAMIIATSNSRDYVLALVQLKIPYEIAFMVLIALRFLPIFLQEAKDTMIAIQLRGVDIQRVPWGKKMKVFTYIFSPLIGNVLIKANQLAISMEARGFRVYPRRTYLRVLKYNLWDYIVTVLSLSLTLVVLTLTIVR
- a CDS encoding NusG domain II-containing protein encodes the protein MQNINKYITLGLLLLTLVSIAVGYILNQREPGDNLVLEIYQDGDLVQQIDLSVVRNDQIKITSKDGHFNTVEIKDGQVRVKEADCPNQICVKTGWLSRPGQTSFCAPNRLMVTIKGQTSQVDAITN
- the mobB gene encoding molybdopterin-guanine dinucleotide biosynthesis protein B, with the protein product MKVFSVFGVSQSGKTTTVESIIGELSRRGYRVGSIKNIHFQDFAIDVPGTNTWRHRLAGAEIVVARGLTETDVLIPRQLSIEEILTFFDQDYVVIEGVSNTLVPKILCARNETEIEERLNDLVLAISGCISNRISDYRNIPVINALSEVERLVDLIEAKMKGYLPLINEVEQCRACGSSCRSLASRILHNQAKGSECLVGNEVIVKVGSQELQVDYLQQMNIKNSLKKILVQLDSYAGDDDITVEIRKRNNGMAV
- a CDS encoding type III pantothenate kinase; this encodes MILVFDVGNTNIVLGVFRGQELVENWRLSTARHRTADEYGMLLRDLFETTTVSMDDIKATLLSSVVPPINPTLEETCQKYFGLTPYIVGPGTKTGMPIKYENPREVGADRIVNAVAGYEQYGGPLIIVDFGTATTFCVISAKGEYLGGAIAPGIGISTEALFARAAKLPRVELVKPPSIIGKNTVNSMQSGIVYGFVGQVNEIVRRIKHEISGNPLVVATGGLAELIAGETPAIDRVDKYLTLNGLRIIYERNSGARC